From the genome of Aspergillus oryzae RIB40 DNA, chromosome 4:
CATTCCAAGCCGATCTCGTCCCTCAACTAGTAGCGAACTTTGAAACTTCATTTTCAGTCAAGTTGACCGAGGAAGCCAATACTATTCGCGACGTCCTCAGTCAGATTGACGACCGCTTGTTCCAGTCATACACTAAACCCACGATCAACAAATTGAATACAACGATTGTTGATGGCATTACTGCCCCGGATTGGGAGCCGACCGTCCCTCGCCCCGAACAAGTCCGGCCGTATGTGTACAACGCAATGCTGACTCTTGTGCTTGTCCATACGGAGATCTCAACTACCATTCCTTCCAGTTCATCGGCGGCATCTAATCGGTCGTCTCCAGCGGGTCAGCCACCTCTGCTGATCATCATTCTTACGCACTTGTTGACGAAGGTCTCCTCGTCTCTCCTATCAGCTTTCAGCTCTCGGTCGTCGTATACGCTGGCGGCTTTAATGCAAGCCACTCTGGATACTGAGTTCATTGCACAGACCATGTCCCAATTCTCTACAGATGAAGCCTCTGCTGTACAGAGTCAGATCTACGTGGAACTCGACCGCCGAACCACACACGAGGCCCGGGCTCGTCTTCAGTCAGAGCTTGGTGAAATGCGGGGAACGCTGAAACGATTGAGGGAGAGAACTAAAGGAGAGTTTGCTTGCTTTAAGAAGCAAAGAAGTCGGACGGAGCCTAAGACACCGGCATAGTAGTTAATGGTAGATAATTGATTTTTAGCAATCAACACACCAGAGGTGCAAGCAACGAGCGTAAACAAGATCCAGTGGGTATCATTTTTAAAACTTTTGAGCCATCATCATGTCCCATTTAATAGTGCCCCTCTTCTACGTCTGGCCGACCATCCGTTGCACGCGACTCAGCAACACGTTACTTTCGCGACCTAatctcctcttcccatgCTGGTCCGGCCGTCTCGCCCTAGCCATTGCCTCGCGATCCTTTTGCCTGAAATCACGCTCCTCCTGTCGTTTTTGCGCCTCCTGTCTGCGCTTCTCCGCAAGCTCCATCTCTTTCGCAAAAGCGGACCGCTTGGGTTTCCGTTTCCGGCGACCTTCGCCATTTTGATTTCTAGCTCGCTCGGGGCGGGGGGTGTTCTCAGGCGCTGGCTGATCCAGCATCGCTTGTCGGTCTGGGTGCAACTCCAGCGAGGCAGGTTCTGCCTCTAGCGCATTATCCTTCTCAGCATTTTCCTCCGCTAACTCGTAGACTGACTTGCGGGGGGCGGCAGCGAGCTCTTCGGCTCTTACTTTGGCGTAGGCTTTCTTAACTTTGGCCTTCTGAATCAGGTCGGCTTTGATTTTCTGGGCTATAGTGGGTCGTGGTTAGCAAGAGGACCCTGCAGGGCCGTTTTAAAACTTTGAGCCATAAAAACGGATAGACGAagggaaaaatgaaaaatgaaaaaatatGCAAATTGAAAAAACGGAAAACGAACTTACTTTTACGGCGATAGGTACCATCAGGCAGGTTTGCAGGTCCCACAGAGaatcccttcttcttctttactgGTGGTTCAGTTGTGCGTTGTTCTTCGGACTTTGCATCAATATCTCGGGAGCGCTTGGCGGACATGATGGATGAActtgttttttgtttgttgCCTTAAGTCGGTAAGGACCTTGGGTTAGATAGTTTGACTGTATTGAATAATTCACTTGGTATGAATCTTGTTGGGCAACAATTGACGTGGCAAGAGGTTCAGTTGcacgggaaaagaaaagggaggtTGTTGGCGAACAGTAGGGAAAATCTTTAGGAAGTGTAAGCTTTGTTCTCGCCCGTGCAGAATGTTCCGGTTATCAATAGTTTCACGCAGGACGAGGATGGGCGCATATGAGGTGTCAcggagagaggggaaagtaGAAGATGTTGTAATGACAcaatgatcttcttccaggtgtttaaagagagagaagagaagaaaaaaaaatggatACCTGAAGATCTTGGTTCATACgatgatacatacattcaGACTTACTTTTTAAGGGGATGGATTGCGATAAGGGAAAATAGATAATGGTACCAAACGGTAACGTTACCCGTGGATTTGGGAAATGATCCCATTGTAATCCCGTTCCCCTCCGtcccaaaccaaaaaaaaaaaaaaaaaaaaaagaagcgaACGGATTTGTTCGCAGTGGACCAAAAAAACCCACCCCCATGTCGTTTCAGGCGCCTCATGACTCAATTATACTCTCGTCATCGAAATAGCTCACCTTTAAATCCCTCTCAACTAACAAACTCTAGCTCGCCCACGTCGCATCACCTTACTTCAGTTCCGTCCATACACCCGATCCCGTCATACCTCGAGTCTACTCCTGACAAAGACCGCCACTTCAACCCCAAACATCTTCTCTATTTACACCTTCGTTGCTTCCCTCATGCGTCCTTGTGCCTTCCCGTCGGCCTAACTTTCATTGGGATGTAtagcttttttttattttctgtcAATACTAACTAACCCCCGGTGATCATGCCCATATTCCAGGATCCAGATCGTCAGCGGTTCTATGACCTATGGTCGGATGATCACCCACCGATAAGAGAGGATGAGCGTCAACTTGGGGGCTCCTCGTGGGCCCATCATCATAGGGAGCTGGAGTCCGCGGGGAGGCGTACTAATTTCCCTGGGGAGACATTTTTATCGGATTGCAGTCCGTCAGATCTGCGTACCTGCGACCGAGAGGAATTGATTCATTACATCAAGAACGCCGATACCTCGGCTTGGGCGCATAGGCTGGTATGTACGCTATCTCCTCTAGAAAGGCAACACTCGCCAGGAAAAATGATAAGAAAACTGTATTCTTACGGCATGCGCATTTACTCACATGGGCTATGATGTAGTATGGAGATTCAAATGCTGGCCATTCTATCTCCCGCACGCCGGATAAAACGTTCGACATGAAAGCCGACTTTAATGCTCGAGGCATTCCTAGTACTAGCCCGGGCACCAGTGGTCAGGAATTAGGCTCGCCAGCTGATATCCAGCGCCCTCGGTCAGCACTGCATTCTGGCGACTTTCGAGAAGGGACCCGTCAAGATCCGCAACCACTGCCGCAGTCACCGCTACCCGGACTTGATGCCGGCTCACGTTTCCCCCTGCTGGGCTCTTCCCCAACTGCTCCCTGGTTCACGGCCCCGGTTTTTGCATCGCCCACGAGGACGCAACCTGTCACAGCCAATGTGTCTAATGAAAACGCGAGGCCACCATCCCGCACGCGGGCACCGTCCGTGggctccttctcttctaGCTACGTCCTAAAGGCGCCGACAAGCCCTCTCGTATACCAGGCGAACAATACCGATTTGGATTTTTCCGCCAGGACCGATTCAACTGAGCAGCTTGGTCCCTTGGAGAAGGCCAGCCGTCGTCGTACGCTGCCGCCAGAGACTTTCCGGCACCTTCAATCGTCGCCCACAACCCATCGAGGAGCGTTCAACTTCCAGTCCAGCCATTCCTCCGGGAAATGGGATGAGCCGCTCCCGTTCCACCATTGTAATCCTCGCCGGTCTCTAAACTCGGCGTATACTCTTCAACTAGCATCTTCAGTACAAAGTCCATCCCTCAGAACCAGGAGGCCCTCACTTGTTTCGGAGAAGTCTTCCAGACCGCATGCTCCATTGGTTGGATCCTATGAAGAATCTATCCTACGTGGGAGAATGTCGATGAACCCATCAAAGCCACTCGATTTCACCGCGCAAATAGGTGTGTTGGGGAAAGGCAAATGTAAAGCGAATCTCAAGTGCCCACCCCACGTCACAATTCCGTTTCCGGCAGTTTTCTACAGCTATCCTACTTCGGGTAGTGGTCGCTCGATTTCGGACGATAACCCTAGTCCTTATGTTGGCTTGATAGACTTGGAGAACTCTCTTCCAAAGGACACAGCAGTTACGAGTCGACGTCGCAGGCATCATCATAGCCCCGCAGAGGTCTGCGGTGAAATGACAGACAATCCACCCCCGCCTAAGGCTAATGACCAAGATGCTCTCCGCAGACGAGAGAAGAGACACAGGAGGGCCGAGTCGCCCAAGTGTCCGCCCGGGGGCTGCTATCGAATACCTCAACAGGGTCAGCTCCAGGTCATGATAAAGAATCCGAACAAGACAGCTGTTAAATTATTTTTGATTCCATACGATCTCAGCGACATGGAACCTGGAACCAAGACATTTATTCGGCAGAGAAGCTATTCAGCGGGCCCTGTCATCGACATGCCGTTGACTGCGCGGAAGAACTACGGGACCGATCGTCCAGAGGCATCCTTAAGCTCATCGGAGGATCCAAATGACAAGCCCACCCTGAGGTACCTGATACATTTGAACATATGCTGTCCGTCCAAGGGCCGTTTCTATCTACACTCAAGCATCCGTATTGTTTTTGCTAATCGAGTCCCTGACGGCAAAGAAAGGCTCCGGAATGAGATACAACATCCAGAGCCCCGATATGCGCCGTATAAGCCTGCTCGTGATGTCAATCAGACGCAGATGAATACGAAGCTAGTAACGGATAGAGGATGCCGAAGACCAGCTGCTGATCAAGGATCCATTCCAGCTTCATTGCCCGATCTCCCTTCCCCGTGTGGGCGGGAGGGCCAGCCTGCAACACCAATGCCAGTCATTGAAGCGCAGGCCGTCTCTAGTAACTTGAAGGATGCCCGCTCGGGGCAGCGAGCTCCTCATCCGTTCCGGCCCATTCCGTCCCTAAGGGAAGAAGTGCTTCCCCTGCATGACCATGATGCAGCCGAAACCTATCAAACTGGTAGTGGATCGTATAGTAAACTCACCAAAGGAGACCATGGATACGGTGGCTATCCATTCAGCCCCATGGGCGGCTCCGAAGCCGGCGAGAGCCTACTCGCCAAACGACTGAGAGGACTAGATGTACAAAAGCATAATTCATCGGGCATGGATTAAAGCCACCCAAGATTGCCCAACGCCCGTCGACATCCACCTAGGCCCGCTCCAACATCTCTCTCAGTATAAATCGTTTTACttagcctttctttttttctatttctttctttcttgttgacTTGTTACCACGATGCAGGACACACGCTGCCTAACTGACATTCAAGGTGCAGGCTCATCTTCTGGACATGAACACAATCGCCTCCCGTTTCCCAAAAATTTACACGGGCCAGCCAAGGGCGCATGACATACGTACTTTTAATACCCAAGTTCTCATCTATTCAATTCACGGCGTTAACAATGCTTCGGAGTCCCGAAAgtctcctctctttctacTGATTCGTTTGTTTTATCAAGGCGTGCAGATTTCAGTTCGAGTACCGGAGAAGGCTATCTGTCTTTCGAGTATTGATTTTTTTAAGGTGTTTTGTTCTGGTCGTCTGGGAGGTTAGTTACTCAGGTTGAATATATGGTTAAACAGAATAACACATACGCATTTACATTGACAGAAAGTTCTTctgagatatatactacATATTTATCCGCACGGGGTTTCTTCTAGTGACCTGGAAGTCCCTGTTTCAGATGCCTCCTCTTTAAGTAGTTAAAGTGAAGACCTTGCTCAATGAGTACTTTATTTATATTACAGGCTACAGCTCAGTGCGCAGCAAAAAGTCGCAGGCTAGATGATGTAATTCCATTGAGACGATAAACGAGTCATTTGTTAGTGCCCCGTATGGTTATTCTAGTCGAGTGGGATTGGGAACATGTTTTCCATACGAGCAAACCGAACTTCGTTGAATAATCTTCCTTTCTAACCTTCTATGATACATTCTACTTCTTGATTCCCGCTCTTCCTGTCTCCCATCCCATACTATCAAAGACTAGCCACCGAAAGGAAGTTTTCGAGATAAATATTACCCAGAGTCAAAAAAGCTGCGAGGGACGATTGACGAGCAGCTATAATTTGGGCACTCATAAAGAGGGAGATACCCAACGTGGGAAACACTAACGCCGAGATAAAGTTAAGGAACTACGAAGCAGATGTGTAGTTCTATATACAGAGTCAGTCTTCACTGTGCTTAACGTAACCTTTCATTATGTCTATGTGTACTAATCCCATGCTAGACTCGTCATAAAGATGAACTCCCGCGACTTAGTTATCAGCTCAGGGAGAGTTGTCCAGCTCCTGACATCACAGTCTATATGCAGTTCATATGTTGGTGTATTCGTTTGATGATAGGAACGGGGAGACGGTGAAATTGGAAGAGGGACTATGAGGACAATAACATTTGGGCCTTTTAGCTCTACGTATGACATAGTATACGCCcgttctctctcttccccaaAATAGGAGGTTTAAATGCATTATTTCTTATACTATATAAGCGAGATTTACTATTATACCTGTAGAGTTGTAGGGTATGTGAAAGTGGTAAGCTAGATTATGCTCGTAGACATCCCTTCGGTGGACTGGAGAGGTCTTATCTCGCCCGCCCCGTTACTAGGAGACAAGCTTCAGCTGACAACAATGATATGGATATAGGAGTGTAGAAAGAATAGAACAGATTGTCGCTGTTAGTGAGACAGAATACAGAGTACGACTGTGACTTCTTGAGATCCTGGACCAATATCAAGCGTTCAATCGTCCTCCGTACTCTTCGTGCTCAGGCTTAGACTCAGCGCAGGATCCACCTCATCCAGCGagatcaacttcatctccgtTGACATCAATGCATTACTCGTACCGCAGGACCCATTAGCACAACATGTACACCCATTTTCGTTGCAGCTGCACTGCGTGTTGCTCTTCTGCGCGTAAAGCATCCACTGAATGCAACCAAACCCTTGATTTTCAACAAAAGCACCACCGTAGCCCTCGGTAGGATTTCGACATTTGGAGAAACAATGCTCCATCGAAGTTTCGCACTAGTGATAAAGGTCTGGTTAGTGCTGTAAATAGCACAGGGAAACAAAGGCACGTACGTGAATTTTCATCTCGACTTCCTTCTCCGGTTCGCAGCCAGACTGATCAGGGGCCCATTGAACAGATCCAATCACGTTAGTTCCAGAAGGATCGCTGTATACATACGTGTACGGAGGCCCTCCAGGCTTTAAGGAGTTGCCGTTGTAGCAAAGTGCTTCCATCGCTGCCTTTGCCCCGTCAACTTTGAATGGTACGTAGGAGCCATCATTGTGCTCATTGAAGCAGTAAATTGGATCACTGGATGTGGTCGCTGTTGCGATAGACAAAGATGTGGTGGTCTTTGTCGGAGCAGTAGATGTGCTAGTAGGGTTGGCAGGGTCCTTGGTCGTGATTGGGAATGGACACGAATCTCGGCGGGCAAGGGGGGGGTCTCGGGGCGCCATCTGTAGTAGCCCTATCCCAATTCAGATTGATGGGCTTGTTGCACACGTTCCCCGTGTCGTCAAGGTGGTATCTCTCACGTATAGCCTGCAAAGCCTCGCGGTATTCATCCAGACGTGCTGCTCCATCTGCTGTTTCCTGTGCCTTGCCGGTCGCCAGGTTGAGTCCCTCCTCAATGGATGTGATCAAGAGTGCAGCTTGTTCGCTGCCTGCCTCCATCTGTCCGGGAATCCTGACATTTGTCATCCAGTATCTATATGTGGTCGCTAGATTGGCATCAACGTCCTTCCTAAGAGAAATGGTTAATAATATGGTTCAGGAAAGGCACGTCATCCAAAGATTGGGAGATCACATACAAGGCGGAGTATATCCTATAATTTGTTGAATCAAGTGGACCGAAGATGGCGCTTGATGTCCATATATCACATGCAAGAACGATTCTTTCTAGAAGCCCCATCCGACTCATTATTATTGCTTCTGAAGCCCTCCACGGTTTATATTCCGATATAATTTTTTTCTCGCGAACATTCTCACTTTGCTGGACAACATCCGCGTCGTAGTTACCCCCTATCTACCATCGTATCGTGTCAGCAGAATTGTTGAACACCGGAAAACTCCAACGTACCATTGCCTTGAACTTATTTAGCTCTTGAGTTATACCAATAAAGTCCCAGTGATCGTCACCCGGTAAGCTATTATAAACCGGCTGAAGATTGTTGCATTTGTCGAACATGAGTCGGTTGAAGTTGTCGCAGGAGTAGCCTTTTTCGTTAAACAAATAATCCCAGAAGCGGTCCATCCAGTTCAATTCAACTATGAGCCGTTAGCCGCAATCCTAGTGTCCCTCGAGTACCTATCTGAGATGTCGGAAGGATACTTACAGCAATGTTCGATAGTCGGTGACTGCTTGTCATTCCCTAGGAAAGGCTGTACCTGCTCATCGGATATCATGGTGATTGTTGGCGCGCAGTCAACGGTCGTCTTGCTGTACCATCTGGACATGGAGAGGGAGGCAGGAAGTGCTCCGCCGATGGCTGACTGGACATAGTTCTGGGGTCCCTTGTAGGCTGGGATAGTAACAGATGCCCCCGGTGTGAATCTGCAATCTCCAAGGGCAGTAGAAGTCCTCGCCGgggccctcttctccagaccAGCATGAGTAGGAGCTACTGCCCGCGCCGTAATAGTAGCATAGTTAGGTTGAAAGCCATCACGGATTCTCAGATTTCCTTCCATGTCTACATCTGAAACAGAGCCAAAAGCCCAGGCACATGGTCTGCAGTTGTCAGATGGGTTCTCGCCGGCGACAGGGTCCGTCACGAAAGGACAATCAGCGCTGCTCGTCGAGGTGATTGTTCTAGTTGTCGTCCCAGTCACACTGCAGCCCACGGTTGGCATGCAAGTGGTCGACGTGCACGAGGTCGTTGTCGTGGCAGCTGCGTTGGTCGTCACAGTACAATATTCAGCGCAGATAGTGGCCGTCTCTTTGATGCTGCACGACGGATCGGTTGGTGTCGACCCATCGTCGTCGCCGcctccacctccttcctctccaccactGCAACCGCCAGCCTCACGACACATGCAGCTCAGACCCCGACAGCTAGTGCATGTAGGACCTGTACAGCTGCAGAACAACCCAGTGCAGCTACACCCGAGACCTGTACAGCCGCTACATCCCGAGCCACTGCAGGCACAGCCCAATCCGAAGCAGGAACAACCGGGACCTGTGCAACTGGTGCAATGCTCTCCCTTACAACCGCTCTTGCCATTAGAAACAACACAATCCGATCCTACACAGCTGCTGCAGTGCTCTCCCCTACAAGCCCCATGATGGCAGTCCCGACCCGTGCAGCCGTAGCAGTTCGAACCAGTACATTGGCCGTTATGACAGTCAGGCCCCGTGCATCCGATGCAGTTGTCGCCGGTGCAGTCGCCATCATGACAGTCCGAGCCCGAGCAGCTGCTGCAGTCGTCTCCCTTGCAAGAACCATTGTTGCAGTCCTTGCCGACACAGCTATCATAG
Proteins encoded in this window:
- a CDS encoding uncharacterized protein (predicted protein) yields the protein MGSFPKSTGNVTVWYHYLFSLIAIHPLKKYPFFFLLFSLFKHLEEDHCVITTSSTFPSLRDTSYAPILVLRETIDNRNILHGREQSLHFLKIFPTVRQQPPFSFPVQLNLLPRQLLPNKIHTK
- a CDS encoding uncharacterized protein (predicted protein), which codes for MKADFNARGIPSTSPGTSGQELGSPADIQRPRSALHSGDFREGTRQDPQPLPQSPLPGLDAGSRFPLLGSSPTAPWFTAPVFASPTRTQPVTANVSNENARPPSRTRAPSVGSFSSSYVLKAPTSPLVYQANNTDLDFSARTDSTEQLGPLEKASRRRTLPPETFRHLQSSPTTHRGAFNFQSSHSSGKWDEPLPFHHSSSVQSPSLRTRRPSLVSEKSSRPHAPLVGSYEESILRGRMSMNPSKPLDFTAQIGVLGKGKCKANLKCPPHVTIPFPAVFYSYPTSGSGRSISDDNPSPYVGLIDLENSLPKDTAVTSRRRRHHHSPAEVCGEMTDNPPPPKANDQDALRRREKRHRRAESPKCPPGGCYRIPQQGQLQVMIKNPNKTAVKLFLIPYDLSDMEPGTKTFIRQRSYSAGPVIDMPLTARKNYGTDRPEASLSSSEDPNDKPTLRYLIHLNICCPSKGRFYLHSSIRIVFANRVPDGKERLRNEIQHPEPRYAPYKPARDVNQTQMNTKLVTDRGCRRPAADQGSIPASLPDLPSPCGREGQPATPMPVIEAQAVSSNLKDARSGQRAPHPFRPIPSLREEVLPLHDHDAAETYQTGSGSYSKLTKGDHGYGGYPFSPMGGSEAGESLLAKRLRGLDVQKHNSSGMD
- a CDS encoding uncharacterized protein (predicted protein), producing MCREAGGCSGGEEGGGGGDDDGSTPTDPSCSIKETATICAEYCTVTTNAAATTTTSCTSTTCMPTVGCSVTGTTTRTITSTSSADCPFVTDPVAGENPSDNCRPCAWAFGSVSDVDMEGNLRIRDGFQPNYATITARAVAPTHAGLEKRAPARTSTALGDCRFTPGASVTIPAYKGPQNYVQSAIGGALPASLSMSRWYSKTTVDCAPTITMISDEQVQPFLGNDKQSPTIEHCWGNYDADVVQQSENVREKKIISEYKPWRASEAIIMSRMGLLERIVLACDIWTSSAIFGPLDSTNYRIYSALKDVDANLATTYRYWMTNVRIPGQMEAGSEQAALLITSIEEGLNLATGKAQETADGAARLDEYREALQAIRERYHLDDTGNVCNKPINLNWDRATTDGAPRPPPCPPRFVSIPNHDQGPCQPY